In the genome of Streptomyces lydicus, the window CTGCTCTGCAACAGCCCGAATGTCGCCAAGCTCACCGACCGCGACATCTACGCCATCACCCACACGATCTTCTACGCCACCGACTTCGGCCTCCGTGAGCCCCGCTGGCCACAAGACTTCGACCCGGGCACGGCGGTGGAACTGCTCGAAGCCCTGCTCGTTCTCACCCTCGGCCAGGAGAACGCCGACCTGGTGGGAGAACTCCTGTGCTGTCTGCTGTGCCTCGGGGTGCGGGACTCTCCAGAAGCCTGCCGGGCATGGGAGTTCCTTACTGCGGTGCAAGAGGCCGACGGGCGGGTCAACGGGCCCCCTGGTGTGGTCCACCCCGAACTGGCCGGCGGGGACGAGGCGTACGCACACTGGGCCACTGGCTACCACACCACCATCGTCGCCGCCCTGGCCGCGCTCCTGGACCGCAGCCCCAGGGTGGTGCGGAGGCACCGGCCGTCCGCGCCCAAGCCGCATCTGACCGTGGAGGAACCACTTCGGCGGGCAGTGGTGTGGCTGGCCGACACGGCCCGGCGCCAGGCCCCTGCCACACACCTGCCGGCCGCGGCGGCTGTCGCGCATGCAGCCGAGGCCCTGGGCGAACCCGAGCTTGCCCGACCCCTGCTCCTGGATTTCTCCGCACGTCTCGCGGACGTGGACGCGGACGTGTGGCAGGAACACGGGATGGAGGTCGTGGGCGAGTTCGCCTTCGGTCTGCGGACTCACAAGATCACCTGCGCATCACTCGACCTCTTCCTCAAATCCGCCGCCGCTGCTGTCGAGCTCCTGGACAGAGTTCCCCCGCAGGCCGTACGGAACGTCCGACGCCTGGTCGACCTGGGGTTGATCTCCCCCGACTGCGCGGCCGCGCGGGGGAACGCGGAAGCCGCCACACGACACTCAGCATCGAAGACGACAGCCGCCGGCCTCCCCCACGCCTGGAAGAACTACCACCTGGGGCACATCGCCGCCCTCGTCCGGGACTGGACTCTCGCCGGTCGGGCACACCACCGCATCACCCGCGACGCGCTCGCCTTCCTCCTCTCCCAGCAGAGCCCTTGCGGCGCCTTCGGCCGCCCGGCCTGCGACGACCCGGCCACCCGGGAACGAACGATGCTCTCGTGGACCCAGAGCATCGTCACCGCCCTCACCGCCGTACACACCACCTGCAGCCCGGTTCCCGCTGCCCGGCAACCGTGCCCGTGACCCGGGCCAGGAAATACACCTATACCGATCTCTTCGATCAGCTCTCTTCGATCACCATCCGCCGATCGGCAGGCGAACGGTGGCCGTACTGCCGGCGACGGGCGGCGCGCGGCGGCGGCCGGCGGATTTCAGCGGTCGTAGACCGTCACCGGTATGCCGCGCCGGGTGAGCCGCTCGGATATCAGCGGCTCCACCCGGGACCACCTGCCGCCCGCCAAGCCGCAGCCGATCCGCGGCATATGGACCGACGCGCCGAGTTCCCCGGCCCGGTCCGCGACCCGGCCGAGACCGGTGTCGATGGCGTCGTACCGCACGGGGGCTCCCTTGCTGCCCGTACGGATGCCCCGCTGCCCGACGACATTGGCCACCCAGAGGCGGTCGGCGACCTGGACGAACTGTGCGGCACCCAGCCCGAAGTCGTTCTTCGCACGCTCGCGGTGCCACCGGCGGTAGGCGGCCTCCGGCTCCGGCCAGCGCCGGGAGAGCGCCAGTACGAAGCCCTTGCCCCAGCCGCCCAGGTCGTTGCAGAGATGCGTGATCATTTTGACGCCCTTGCCCTGCGGTGCGGAGGCGTCCCCCTTGAGGTATGAGATCCCCGTACTCTCAGTCATGCCCCCACGGTAAGGGCGGGCACTGACAATCGGCCGGGGCCGAGGAACCGTGCCGCGCAGGGACCGGTTCCGCCGCCCGTGGCCGCTGCCGCGCAGGCGAAAGGGCGGTCGCGGACGCCTCCCGGCCTCCGCGACCGCCCCTGGTTCCGCGGGCGTGCGCTACTGCGCGACTACTTCGACAGCTCGCGTTCCTCGGCGATGCGGTTCACCCGGCCACGGACCGCGAACCAGCCGCCGACCAGCGCGACGGCGAGGACCGGGATCAGCATGACGGTCTGCCGGCCGACACCGTCGTCGAACCACATCAGGACGATGACGCCGAGGAGGAAGGCCATGGTGGCGATGTCGGTGACCGGCGTACCGGGGAGCCGGAAGCGCGGGCGCTCGACCAGGCCCTCCTTCGAGCGGCGCACGAACACCATGTGGCAGACCATGATCGTGCACCAGGTGCTGATGATGCCCAGTGCCGCGATGTTCAGGACGATCTCGAACGCCTCGCCCGGCAGGGCGTAGTTGAGCGCGACGCCCAGCACACACACCGCGGAGGTGAGCATGATGCCGCCGTACGGCACCTGGTTGCGGTTCATCAGGCCGGCGAACTTGGGCGCGGAGCCCGCCATCGACATGGAGCGCAGGATGCGGCCGGTCGAGTAGAGCCCGGAGTTCAGGCTGGACATCGCCGCGGTCAGCACCACGAGGTTCATCACGTCGCCCGCGGCCGGCACACCGACGTTGGACAGCACCGTGACGAAGGGGCTCTGGCCGTCGACGTACTGGTTCCACGGCAGCAGCATCGCCAGCAGGATCACCGAGCCGACGTAGAAGACGCCCACCCGCCACATGATGGAGTTGACGGCCTTCGGCACGACCTTCTCCGGCTCGCCGGTCTCACCGGCGGTCACACCGACCAGCTCCACGGCGGAGTAGGCGAAGACCACGCCCTGGAGCACGATCACCACGGGCAGCAGGCCGGTCGGGAAGATGCCGCCGTTGTCGGTGAGCAGATTCAGCCCTGGTGTGTGGCCGCCGACCGGGTGCTGGGTGGCCAGCAGGAAGATGCCGATGAACATGAAGACGACCAGCGCCGCGACCTTGATGATCGCGAACCAGAACTCCAGCTCACCGAAGATCTTCACCGAGATCAGGTTCACGGTCAGCACGACCGCCAGCGCGATCAGCGCCATCACCCACTGCGGGATGCTGGTGAACAGGCTCCAGTAGTGGGTGTAGAGCGCGATCGCGGTGATGTCGGCGATACCGGTCGTGGACCAGTTGACGACGTACATCCAGCCGGCGACGTAGGCGCCCTTCTCCCCCAGGAACTCACGGGCGTAGGAGACGAACGAACCCGACGACGGGCGGTGCAGCACCAGCTCGCCCAGGGCCCTCACCACGAAGAAGGCAAAGAGGCCACACACCGCATAGGCAATCGCCAGCGCGGGTCCGGCGGAGTGCAGTCGGCCACCGGCACCCAGGAACAGGCCGGTGCCGATCGCTCCACCGATGGCGATCATGTTGATGTGCCGGCCCTTGAGGCCCTTGCTGTAGCCCGCGTCGCCCGCATCCTGCTGCGCGCCGCTTCCCCCGTCAGGTGACCCGTGGGCTGTCTCGGTGACGGTTTCTGTGCTCACTGGTGGTGCATCTCGCTTTCGGGGAGGCGCTTGAGCGATTGCCGGTCCCGCGGATCGTGCGGACGGCCGACGGCACACCTTCCCTGAAGAGCGCTCCCCCGTCTGTGGGCAAGATCACATCGTGTACGGGCCATCTAAGATTTGTCCGTATTTGTCGTGAGTTACCTGGCGTAATAGTTTCAGGAGAGGTGCCAGTTCACCCGATTCCGGGCCTCCCTTGCCGCCTGGCAACCAAAATTTCTTGACCTGTTTCCTCCGGATCAGGAGCAAGTTTGGCCTCCGTGACAATCCGCTCGGGGTCCGTGACGATCTGCGCGATCGCCACAACGGCGATGCGCTCGGCCTCCGTGACGGCCCGCTCGGCCTTCGCGTACCCCCATGGCCCGGCTCCCGGCAGCGGCGCCATGCGGCAAGGAGGGGACAGAGGCACAGGGAAAGGAAGGGAGGAAGAAGGGGCAGAAGGTTTTACAGGAGTGGTGAGACAGCAATACTGATGAACATGATGGAGTCAGCCACCGGCCTGACGGTCGACGAACTGGCCGCCCGTGCCGGCGTCACCGTCCGCACGATCCGCTTCTACAGCACCCGCGGCCTGCTGCCGCCGCCGGAGATCGGTCCACGCCGGGTCGGCCGCTATGGCCCCGACCACCTCTCACGGCTCGCGCTCATCGAGGAACTCCAGCACCAGGGGCTGACGCTCTCCGCCATCGAACGCTATCTGGAGCAGTTGCCGCCGGATCTGAGCGCCCAAGATCTGGCCATCCACCGGGCGCTGGTGGCGAGTTGGATCCCGGACAAGGCGGAGGACGCCACCCGGGCCCAGCTGGAGCGGCGGGTCGGCCGGGCGCTGACCGAGGAGGACCTGGACCGGCTGGCGGCCATGAGTGTGCTCGTACGGACCGATGACCCGCAGGTCTTCCGGGTCGATCCGGGTCTGCTGCACCTGGGTGCCCGGCTGCTGGACGTCCCGATCGCGCTGGAGACCATCATCGCGGCGCGCACCGTCGTCATCGAGCACACCCGCTCGGCGGCCCGGGAGCTCAGCAGGCTCTTCAAGGACGAGGTGTGGGAGCCGTACCGGGGCGGCGGACCGGACGAGGAAGAGCTGGCGAGGATGAAGTCGCTCTCGGCCCATATGCAGCCGATGGTGGTGCAGGCCCTGGTCACCGCCTTCCAGCGGTCGATGAAGCAGGAGCTGCGGGAGTCGTTCGGCAAGGAGGGCGACCAGGGGCCGGGGGGCGGCCGCACCTCGCCGGGGTGAGGGGCGGGCCGCCGGGGCCCGCCCCTGTGACCGGTCGGTCCCTGGCCGGTCGGTTCACGGGCCGGCGGTCAGGGACCGACCGGCCCGTGGCCTGTCAGCCCATGGGCGGTCGGTCCGTGGCCGTCAGACCAAGACCGTTCAGTCGCTGAACTTCTCGCCCTTCTCGGCCTTTTCGACCAGCAGCGCGGACGGCGCGAACCGGTCTCCGTAGGCCGCCTGCAGCTCGCGGGCGCGGGCCACGAAGCCGGGCAGACCGACACGTTCCTCCTGCCCCGGGCCACCCTGGTAGCCGTTGATGTACTGGATCACGCCGCCGGTCCAGCCCGGGAAGCCGATCCCGAGGATGGAGCCGATGTTGGCGTCGGCGACGGAGGTGAGCACGCCCTCCTCGAAGCAGCGGACGGTGTCCAGGGCCTCGGAGAAGAGCATCCGCTCCTGCATGTCGAGGAACGGGACCGCGGTGTCCTTCTTGGTGAAGTGCTCGCGCAGGCCGGGCCACAGGCCGGCGCGCTTGCCGTCGTCCCCGTACTCGTAGAAGCCGGCGCCGGCGCTGCGGCCGGGGCGGCCGAACTCGTCGACCATCCGGTCGATCACGGCGTCGGCCGGGTGCGGCTGCCAGGTGCCGCCGGTCTCCTCGACGGCCCGCTTGGTCTCCTCTCGGATCTTGCGCGGCAGGGTGAGGGTCAGCTCGTCCATCAGGGACAGCACCTTGGCCGGGTAACCGGCCTGGGCCGCCGCCTGCTCGACGGAAACCGGGTCGACGCCTTCGCCGATCATCGCCACGCCTTCGTTGATGAAGTGGCCGATGACACGGGAGGTGAAGAAGCCGCGTGAGTCGTTGACGACGATCGGGGTCTTCTTGATCTGGCGGACCAGGTCGAAGGCGCGGGCCAGCGCCTCGTCGCCGGTCCGCTCCCCCTTGATGATCTCCACCAGCGGCATCTTGTCGACCGGCGAGAAGAAGTGCAGCCCGATGAAGTCCTGGTCGCGCTCGACGCCTTCGGCCAGCAGCGTGATGGGCAGGGTGGAGGTGTTGGAGCACAGCAGCGCGTCGGGAGCGACGATGTGCTGGATCTCCTTGAACACCTTGCGCTTGAGCGCGACGTCCTCGAAGACCGCCTCGATGACGGCGTCACAGCCCGCGAGGTCCGCCGGCTCGGCGGTGGGCGTGATGCGCGCCAGGAGCTCGTCGCGCTTCTGCTCGGTCGTACGGCCCCGGGAAAGCGCCTTGGCGAGCAGCCCCTCCGCGTACGCCTTGCCCTTCTGCGCCGCCTCCGGGGTGATGTCCTTGAGGACGACCTGCATCCCGGCCCTGGCGCAGGAGTAGGCGATGCCCGCGCCCATCATCCCGGCGCCGAGGACCGCGACCTTCTCGACCTTGCGGGGCGCGATGTCCTTGGGCCGGTTGGCGCCGGAGTTGACGGCCTGCAGGTCGAAGAAGAACGCCTGGATCATGTTCTTGGAGATCTGGCCGGTCACCAGCTCGACGAAGTAGCGCGCCTCGATGGTCTGCGCGGTCTCGAAGTCGACCTGGGAGCCCTCCACCGCCGCGGCGAGGATGTTGCGCGGGGCGGGGTAGGGGGCGCCGTTCAGCTGCTTCTTGAGGTTGGCGGGGAACGCCGGGAGGTTGGCCGCGAACTTCGGCTGGGCGGGGGTTCCGCCCGGGATGCGGTAGCCCTTGACGTCCCAGGGCTGCTGGGACTCGGGGTGCTCGTCGATGAAGGTGCGGGCCTTGGCCAGCAGCTCCTCGGGGGTGGTCGCGACCTCGTGGATCAGCCCGGCGTCCTTGGCGCGGGTGGCGTTGTACTGGGTGCCCTGGAGCAGCACCTTCAGCAGCGCGTCGGCGATGCCGAGCAGCCGGACCGTACGGGTGACGCCGCCGGCGGCGGGCAGCAGGCCGAGAGTGACCTCGGGCAGGCCGATCTTGGTGCCGGGGGTGTCGAGGGCGATGCGGTGGTGGCAGGCGAGCGCGATCTCGTAACCGCCGCCCAGCGCCGCGCCGTTGACCGCGGCGACGACGGGTTTGCCCAGGGTCTCGATACGGCGCAGGTCGCGCTTGATGCCGTTGCCCGACTCGAAGGCCTGCTGGGCCTTGTCGGGGGTGACGGCGATCAGGTCGCGCAGGTCGCCGCCGGCGAAGAAGGTCTTCTTGGCGGAGGTGAAGATGATGCCGCGGATGCTGTCCTTCTCGGCCTCCAGGCGGTCGGCGACCGCGGTGAGAGAGGCCTTGAAGGCGTTGTTCATGGTGTTGGCGGACTGGTCCGGGTCGTCCAGGACCAGGGTGACGATGCCGGTCTCGTCCTGTTCCCAGCGAATGGTCGACACAGCAGCGGATTCACTCATGGTGCGTACTCCGTAGTGGGTGGGACGAGGGTCAGAGGCGCTCGATGACGGTGGCGATGCCCATACCGCCGCCGACGCAGAGGGTGGCCAGGCCGTAGCGCTTGTCCTGCCGCTCCAGCTCGTCGATCAGGGTGCCGAGGATCATCGCGCCGGTGGCGCCGAGGGGGTGGCCCAGGGCGATGGCGCCGCCGTTGACATTGACCTTGTCCAGGCTGAGGCCCATGTCCTTCACGAAGCGCAGCACGACGGCGGCGAAGGCCTCGTTGATCTCGACCAGGTCGATGTCGTCGATGGTCAGCCCGGCCTTGGCGAGGGCCTTGCGGCTGGCGGGCGCGGGGCCGGTGAGCATGATCGTCGGCTCGGAGCCGGAGACCGCGGCGGAGAGGATACGGGCCCGGGGGGTCAGGCCGTAGCGCTCGCCGACCTCCTTGGAGCCGATGGCGACGAGCGCCGCGCCGTCCACGATGCCGGAGGAGTTGCCGGCGTGGTGGACGTGGTCGATCTTCTCGACCCAGTGGTACTTCTGCAGGGCGACCGCGTCGAAGCCGCCGGCGTCACCGATGGTGGCGAAGGACGGCTTGAGGCCGCCCAGGGAGTCGGCGGTGGTGCCGGGGCGCATGTGCTCGTCGTGGTCGAGGACGACCAGGCCGTTGCGGTCGCGCACCGGGACGACGGAGCGGTCGAACCGGCCGTCCTTCCAGGCCTCGGCCGCGCGCTCCTGGGAGAGCGCGGCGAACTCGTCGACATCCCGGCGGGTGTAGCCCTCGATCGTGGCGATCAGGTCGGCGCCGATGCCCTGCGGGACGAAGCCGGTGTCGAAGTTGGTCATCGGGTCGGCGAACCAGGCGCCGCCGTCGGAGGCCATCGGGACCCGCGACATGGACTCGACGCCGCCCGCCAGGACCAGGTCCTCCCATCCGGAACGCACCTTGGCGGCGGCCATGTTGACGGCCTCCAGACCTGAGGCACAGAAGCGGTTCTCCTGGACGCCGGCCACGGTGTCGGGCAGCCCGGCGGCGATCGCCGCGATCCGGGCGATGTCGGAGCCCTGGTCGCCGACCGGTCCGACGACGCCGAGCACGATGTCGTCGACAGCCGCCGGGTCCAGCCCGGGGAAGCGGCGGCGCACTTCATGGATCAGACCGACGACCAGGTCGATCGGCTTGGTGCCGTGCAGTGCGCCATTGGCCTTGCCGCGGCCGCGCGGGGTGCGGATCGCGTCGTATACGTACGCTTCGGTACTCAAGTCAACAAGCCTTTCGCATGAGGGTGGAGGCAGGGGCAGCGGGTGGGGACCGGGGCCGGTCCGCGGTCAGCCGAGCAGGGAGCGTCCGATGATCTCCTTCATGATCTCGGTGGTCCCTCCGTAGATCGTCTGGATACGGCCGTCGGTGAAGGCCTTGGCCACGCGGTATTCCGCCATATAGCCGTAGCCGCCATGGAGTTGCAGACAGCGGTCGGCGACGCGCTTTTGCAGTTCGGTGGCCCACCACTTGGCCATCGAGGCGTGCACCGCGTCCAGTTCGCCGGCGGAGTGGTCGGCGATACAGCGGTCGAGGAACGCCCGGGTGACGGCGCATTCGGTGGCCATCTCGGCTATCTCGAAGCGGATGTGCTGGAGCTTGGCCAGCGGCCTTCCGAAGGCCTCGCGCTCCTTGACGTACTCGCTGGTGATCTCCAGTAGGTGTTCGGCACCGGCGACAGCGGCGACGGCGATGCCCATCCGCTCCTGGGCGAGATGGGTCATCAGATGAACGAAGGCGCCGTTCAGCGTGCCGAGCAGGTTCCCCTTGGGAACGCGGACGTCGTGGAAGAACAGCTCGGCGGTGTCCTGGGACTTCTGCCCGATCTTGTCGAGGTTGCGGCCACGCTCGAAGCCCGCCATGCCCCGCTCGACGACCAGCAGGCTCAGGCCGTGCGCCCCGCCTTCCGGCGTCGTTTTGGCCACGACGATGACCAGGTCGGCGAGGATGCCGTTGGAGATGAAGGTCTTGGACCCGTTGAGGATCCAGTGGTCGCCCGCGTCCTCGGCATGGGTGCGGATGCCCTGCAGGTCGGAGCCCGCGCCGGGCTCGGTCATCGCGATGGCGGTGACGATCTCGCCACTGCAGAAGCCGGGCAGCCAGCGGCGCTTCTGCTCCTCGGTGCCCAGCGTCGTCAGGTAGGGGCCGATGATGTCGTTGTGCAGGCCCACGGCCAGCCCGGACGCGCCCACCCGGGTGAATTCCTCGGCCAGCACCGCGCTGTAGCGGAAGTCGTGCTGTCCGCCCCCGCCGTACTCCTCGGGAACCGCCAGGCCCAGGAGTCCCTGCTTGCCGGCCGCCCGCCAGGCGTCCCGGCTGACGATGCCGTCCTTCTCCCACTGCTCGTAGTACGGCGTCACTTCCCTGGCGAGGAAGGTCCGTACGACCTTGCGGAAGGCCTCGTGGTCCTCGGTGAAGATCTGGCGCTTCATCTGCGCGGTCATGCTGCGGGCCCTCCTCGGAGCCGGT includes:
- a CDS encoding DUF6895 family protein gives rise to the protein MNTTQPGDGMSQRRAVETRAVAWLAARHHLIDPAEAATDRVLFARKALIETAFLVGLRARLAPEPLEPDYAALLAQVEKITARPSYRELIARDETALLLYAGTYAALRLCGREDPEFRQVITQAAAGGYATVFERIPYRQLDLLHTLELCGVRHTLPAMDDVLPFTLLCNSPNVAKLTDRDIYAITHTIFYATDFGLREPRWPQDFDPGTAVELLEALLVLTLGQENADLVGELLCCLLCLGVRDSPEACRAWEFLTAVQEADGRVNGPPGVVHPELAGGDEAYAHWATGYHTTIVAALAALLDRSPRVVRRHRPSAPKPHLTVEEPLRRAVVWLADTARRQAPATHLPAAAAVAHAAEALGEPELARPLLLDFSARLADVDADVWQEHGMEVVGEFAFGLRTHKITCASLDLFLKSAAAAVELLDRVPPQAVRNVRRLVDLGLISPDCAAARGNAEAATRHSASKTTAAGLPHAWKNYHLGHIAALVRDWTLAGRAHHRITRDALAFLLSQQSPCGAFGRPACDDPATRERTMLSWTQSIVTALTAVHTTCSPVPAARQPCP
- a CDS encoding macro domain-containing protein, translating into MTESTGISYLKGDASAPQGKGVKMITHLCNDLGGWGKGFVLALSRRWPEPEAAYRRWHRERAKNDFGLGAAQFVQVADRLWVANVVGQRGIRTGSKGAPVRYDAIDTGLGRVADRAGELGASVHMPRIGCGLAGGRWSRVEPLISERLTRRGIPVTVYDR
- a CDS encoding amino acid permease; the encoded protein is MSTETVTETAHGSPDGGSGAQQDAGDAGYSKGLKGRHINMIAIGGAIGTGLFLGAGGRLHSAGPALAIAYAVCGLFAFFVVRALGELVLHRPSSGSFVSYAREFLGEKGAYVAGWMYVVNWSTTGIADITAIALYTHYWSLFTSIPQWVMALIALAVVLTVNLISVKIFGELEFWFAIIKVAALVVFMFIGIFLLATQHPVGGHTPGLNLLTDNGGIFPTGLLPVVIVLQGVVFAYSAVELVGVTAGETGEPEKVVPKAVNSIMWRVGVFYVGSVILLAMLLPWNQYVDGQSPFVTVLSNVGVPAAGDVMNLVVLTAAMSSLNSGLYSTGRILRSMSMAGSAPKFAGLMNRNQVPYGGIMLTSAVCVLGVALNYALPGEAFEIVLNIAALGIISTWCTIMVCHMVFVRRSKEGLVERPRFRLPGTPVTDIATMAFLLGVIVLMWFDDGVGRQTVMLIPVLAVALVGGWFAVRGRVNRIAEERELSK
- a CDS encoding MerR family transcriptional regulator produces the protein MMESATGLTVDELAARAGVTVRTIRFYSTRGLLPPPEIGPRRVGRYGPDHLSRLALIEELQHQGLTLSAIERYLEQLPPDLSAQDLAIHRALVASWIPDKAEDATRAQLERRVGRALTEEDLDRLAAMSVLVRTDDPQVFRVDPGLLHLGARLLDVPIALETIIAARTVVIEHTRSAARELSRLFKDEVWEPYRGGGPDEEELARMKSLSAHMQPMVVQALVTAFQRSMKQELRESFGKEGDQGPGGGRTSPG
- a CDS encoding 3-hydroxyacyl-CoA dehydrogenase NAD-binding domain-containing protein, giving the protein MSESAAVSTIRWEQDETGIVTLVLDDPDQSANTMNNAFKASLTAVADRLEAEKDSIRGIIFTSAKKTFFAGGDLRDLIAVTPDKAQQAFESGNGIKRDLRRIETLGKPVVAAVNGAALGGGYEIALACHHRIALDTPGTKIGLPEVTLGLLPAAGGVTRTVRLLGIADALLKVLLQGTQYNATRAKDAGLIHEVATTPEELLAKARTFIDEHPESQQPWDVKGYRIPGGTPAQPKFAANLPAFPANLKKQLNGAPYPAPRNILAAAVEGSQVDFETAQTIEARYFVELVTGQISKNMIQAFFFDLQAVNSGANRPKDIAPRKVEKVAVLGAGMMGAGIAYSCARAGMQVVLKDITPEAAQKGKAYAEGLLAKALSRGRTTEQKRDELLARITPTAEPADLAGCDAVIEAVFEDVALKRKVFKEIQHIVAPDALLCSNTSTLPITLLAEGVERDQDFIGLHFFSPVDKMPLVEIIKGERTGDEALARAFDLVRQIKKTPIVVNDSRGFFTSRVIGHFINEGVAMIGEGVDPVSVEQAAAQAGYPAKVLSLMDELTLTLPRKIREETKRAVEETGGTWQPHPADAVIDRMVDEFGRPGRSAGAGFYEYGDDGKRAGLWPGLREHFTKKDTAVPFLDMQERMLFSEALDTVRCFEEGVLTSVADANIGSILGIGFPGWTGGVIQYINGYQGGPGQEERVGLPGFVARARELQAAYGDRFAPSALLVEKAEKGEKFSD
- a CDS encoding acetyl-CoA C-acetyltransferase → MSTEAYVYDAIRTPRGRGKANGALHGTKPIDLVVGLIHEVRRRFPGLDPAAVDDIVLGVVGPVGDQGSDIARIAAIAAGLPDTVAGVQENRFCASGLEAVNMAAAKVRSGWEDLVLAGGVESMSRVPMASDGGAWFADPMTNFDTGFVPQGIGADLIATIEGYTRRDVDEFAALSQERAAEAWKDGRFDRSVVPVRDRNGLVVLDHDEHMRPGTTADSLGGLKPSFATIGDAGGFDAVALQKYHWVEKIDHVHHAGNSSGIVDGAALVAIGSKEVGERYGLTPRARILSAAVSGSEPTIMLTGPAPASRKALAKAGLTIDDIDLVEINEAFAAVVLRFVKDMGLSLDKVNVNGGAIALGHPLGATGAMILGTLIDELERQDKRYGLATLCVGGGMGIATVIERL
- a CDS encoding acyl-CoA dehydrogenase family protein → MKRQIFTEDHEAFRKVVRTFLAREVTPYYEQWEKDGIVSRDAWRAAGKQGLLGLAVPEEYGGGGQHDFRYSAVLAEEFTRVGASGLAVGLHNDIIGPYLTTLGTEEQKRRWLPGFCSGEIVTAIAMTEPGAGSDLQGIRTHAEDAGDHWILNGSKTFISNGILADLVIVVAKTTPEGGAHGLSLLVVERGMAGFERGRNLDKIGQKSQDTAELFFHDVRVPKGNLLGTLNGAFVHLMTHLAQERMGIAVAAVAGAEHLLEITSEYVKEREAFGRPLAKLQHIRFEIAEMATECAVTRAFLDRCIADHSAGELDAVHASMAKWWATELQKRVADRCLQLHGGYGYMAEYRVAKAFTDGRIQTIYGGTTEIMKEIIGRSLLG